The genomic stretch ataaaaaaatagtttggtgtaatcctttataattttaaaattttaaattattatataggaAATAATTCTATCATGGTAAATAATTCTatcatattcaatttttttttttaaaagaaaatgttgGAGTGAGTCAGTGAGGAGAGACTAATTTGAAGTTGAGGTGAATAATTCActgattttcaattttttttaactcctctttccttttccattttcttcGTCTACTCTCCACTCCACTGCTCACTGCTCTCGCACAACCAAAACTTGAACAATGGCTacgctttcttcttcttccacattttctctctctactcTCAAAAAGtcattcatttcttcttcttctccaactcCTTCATTTCTGCCATTTACTCCTTCAAAACCCAAATCCTTATCCCTTACAACCCTAAACTCCAATCTCAAACGACGCTTTTCTCTGCTTCaatcctccgccgccgcctctACCCCTGTCGCCCCGCAGACCTTGAAATCCCGCCTCAGGAATGGCGAGACCCTTTACGGGATTTTCCTCCTCAGCTTCTCCCCGACTCTCGCTGAGATTGCCGGCCTCGCCGGCTACGACTTCGCTGTGGTCGACATGGAGCACGGCCACGGCGGCATATCTGACGCTCTCCCTTGCCTTCACGCCCTCGCCGCTACTCGTACTCCCGCTATCCTCCGCATCCCCGAATCGTCTGACGTCTGGGCTAAAAAGGCCCTCGATCTCGGCCCCCAGGGGATCATGTTTCCCATGATCGATAGCCCCAAAGACGCCCGAAAAGCCGTGTCTTACTGCCGCTTTCCTCCCAACGGAGTCCGCGGATCAGCGCACACCGTGGTTAGAGCTTCGGATTACGGAATCGATGAAGGCTATCTCAGCAATTACGAGGAGGAGCTCCTGATAATGTGCCAGGTAGAATGCGCAGACGGAGTGAAGAAAATCGATGAGATCGCCTGCGTGGAGGGCGTGGATTGCATTCAAATGGGACCACTAGATCTGAGCGCTAGCCTCGGGTACCTGTGGGATCCGGGTCACAAGAAGGTGAAGGAAGTGCTGAGGGCGGCGGAGAAGGCGGTGCTGGAGACTAATCCCGGGGAAGGTAAAGGAGCCTACTTATCAGGATTCGCAATGCCGCATGATAAACCAGAGAACTTGAAGCAGAGAGGGTACCACATGGTGTCTGGAGCAGTTGATATAGGGTTGTTTAGGTCGGCGGCCGTGGAGGATGTAAAGAAATTCAACAATTGTTTAATGGAGGATGATGAGCAGAGAGAAGAGGATAAAGATAGTGAAGAGAAGTACTGGAGTGAGTGAGTGACTGAGAGTTAGTTATTCTGATCTCTGAGGATGAGAAGGAAAGCAGAATAATAAAGGTTGTGTTTTTATGTTAtccttatcatcatcatcatcatctttggACTTGAATTGTGAATGTAGTTGTGGTGCCTGCCTAACATTTGTGCCATCATTATAACATTCAATGCTGCTGCCTGCTTAAATTTCCCATTCTTTTGAGCAACAATTTGTTTGCCAGAAAATGTtaagagagagggagggaggcATATTGCCAGAGGAGAAACTCATATGGCTGCCTGGATTCCCATTCCAAATGAGACTGAGAATATAAGGGCGGGCGGGCGGGTTTAAGCATAGTATATAGTTTCATTATCTGGGAAGAGACTTACTAACACCATTCATATTTTGAAATACATGTCTTCTGTTTTCCtcataaaagttgtagttagtTGAAtctctaaactttttaaagagttttgaatcCTTTCAATTCCACACCATTTGCACAGAAATGGTCAAAACATTGGGAGTATTCATCTTGTGCTTGGATTGGAGTGGCCTATCTATCATACTTGATCTTTATATAGACATTGGCAACTTGTTGGATAAAGGATGGATGGCTGTATTCTTGTTGGTTGGTTTTTCCTCAGATCAGAGTAACATTGGAAAAAACTAAGGGGAGGGGAATTTTTGTTTTGTGGTCTACCCAATTTGTTGTGCatgcatatgcatatatatgatgAGATGAAACAATAATTGCACAGTTACTGTTTGGCGGTTCAATCTAATTTTGTGAATGGTAAATTGATGCATGCAAGTTGAAATGCATTTATGAATAGTGTTGGATGACAGCTCAGATAATAATAGTGTTTTCCAGTGGCATTGTCTTCTAAGAAACTGCAGAATagttttcttattattttcattcCATTCACCCACCTTCAAAATGGTGAAGATTTAGTATGAACCAAAATGTATTCTAGTGCATATTCACATGGTTACATGATACTATTGGGTGGGATTTGATCTCAGTCATGAATATTGGGGATTTGATTTTTAGGAAGGACTCCTTGTGCATAGAAATGTACAGTTTATATTGATGAGTTACAAAACTAGTTAATTCGATTTCTCCGTATGGACCTATAATGGATTCATGGGTCGGGTATATAGTTCAACGGAGTCGTAAACTTCAATTACATGATACTATTGGGTGGGGTTCGATCTCAATCACGAACATTGGGGGATttggtttttactttttaggaTGGATCCTTGTGCACAGAAATGTACAGATTATTGTTAAGTTACAAAGCTAGTTAACTCGATTTATCTCTTTATGGACTTGGAATGGATTCATGGGTCGGGTATATAGTTCAATGGAGTAAGAAACTTCAATTACATGATACTATTGGGTGGGGTTCGATCTCAGTCACGAACATTGGGGGATTTGGTTTTTAGGATGGATCCTTGTGCACAGAAATGTACATATTATTGTTAAGTTTCAAAGCTAGTTGACTCGATTTATCTCTTTATGGACTTGGAATGGATTCATGGGTCGGGTATATAGTTTAACGGAGTCAGAAACTTCAATTACATGATACTATTCGGTGGGGTTCGATCCCAATCACGAACATTGGGGGATTTGATTTTTAGGATGGACTCCTTGTGCGCAGAAATTTACAGTTTATTATTGAGTTACAAAGTTAGTTAACTCTATTTATCTCCTTATAGACCTGGAATGAATTCATGGATTGGGTGCATAGTTCAACGAAGTTGGAaacttcaattaaaaaaaaaaaattccacttATTTTACCATGTGGGTTATATCCCCAAGTCCTAGTCCATGTTCACTTGCATCCACTATGTGTGCTTGTCCATATGTATCATACCATGTGCTATGATTATTCATATAATTgactaaattattaattttgcaGAGTTTGTGAAAGTTCTTTCCTGCCCCTTGACAGCTTCCACTCTCTATGCCAACCCAAAACCTCCTTATAATATGCTAATCGCTAATTTTTAAACAAGACCCAAACTTGAACCGGACCATTGGATCCTGTCCTGACTCCTGAGTTTGACCTGGATTCATTTCCTCACCAATATGTCTATTAACAAGGTAGATCCAAATTCCAAaccaagaaataaaaaaataaaaaataaaaaaaagattaagTATTCACTAATTACGACTTTACCAATAATAAATACCCATTATCACCACCACTAATCCACTGTGTTGCTTAAAAGTAAGGGTCACTTTGGTAATCTCCCACTTTGTCTGGTCACAGTTATATCCCCCTTGGCCAATAATATTTGCCTGGTTTTCCCAAACCTCTGCCTCTCTCCAGATTTGACAAAGAAGGAGGTGGGAAATGGCTGCTCTAAGACTCCCAAGAAATTGCCATTTCTGGAACTGTCTTCTTTTTCTCCTGCTAAACTATACCTCCTCAGTCTTCTGCTACCAATACAAGGTCGGAGATTTGGCTTCTTGGAATGTACCCTCCTCCTCAAATCGAGATGTTTATATCAAATGGTCCAAGAATCAAACTTTCAAGATCGGAGATTCACTCTGTAAGTCCTGCTAATccagcatataatatataaacatccaaccatcagcttagacttttagttctTCCATTTATCTCAACTTTGAACTTTCCTTTTCTGATAATCTGCAGTTTTTCTGTACCCTCCAAGCCAAGATTCAGTGATACAAGTTACAAAGCAATCTTACAGGACCTGCAACCTGAAAGATCCGATCTTGTCCCTCAACAATGGCAACTCCCTGTTCAATATCACAGCTCCGGGCAACTTTTTCTTCATCAGTGGCGCAAAGGGTCACTGCGAAAACTCACAAAAACTCCAAGTTTTTGTGGCGGGTGGGAATGGATCCGCGGGTTATGACGACGATGCAGACATACCCATTGCTTCTGCTCCCGCTGCGGCTGCTGGCCCTTCTTTCTCTAATGATTTTGGCCCAAACCCAAGCCAGCATTCATCTTCTTCGTCGCCAAAAACTCCCATATCCGCCGTGTCGGCAGCGGTTTTGTCTCTGATTCTGAGCTACAGTCATATGAAAGTGACGTTATAGGCCAAGaaaaagtttttctttttttactacTTATAGCgttttatgatgttttgagTTGAATATTTCTTCTCCCATTCATTCTTGATGGCATATGTATTGTATTACACATTCTTTCAGAAGAGAGCAACATTACTGTCATTTTGTTTGCATGattatttaatcaataaatTTGTTACTTGGAATTTGGAAAGATTTTTTAGTGTTATTATTTTACCTGTATTTAGTGGGTAGTAAATTACACGTATGATTTAGGTAATAGGTATAGGTATGACGGAAATTTTTTATACCCGCACATGTACGAAGGAGAGTTGGGATAATTATTTCAGCTTCCGTCCCCGTACCCGCAcctatagataaataaatatatttttgaatatttgaaagaaatataggtacttattaaaatataaatataatttatatgttaaattctatacaaaataataaactttataagaatatttttatttattttgaacatTGAGATGGCAAGTAGAGATTTGAATTTTGTGTACTAAAGTGAAGATTTAACTAATAATATAGAGTTTCCAATCGAAGATTTGAAACACTAGTGTtaaagtttataattattatagtttTGGTACTAAGGTAAGGAATTAACCCACTAATATTAAagtttgtaattattttttttttggtactaaAGACAAGAGATTTAATGcactaatttaaaattgaaaataaatagtAATGTTAAAGTTGGAGTTATtaggtatatattttgatttttttggtactACTATACACCACTAGCATTGAAATTTATAgctataaattttatattaaatataaataaaatgtatgatattatttattaaaataacagATTGATTATTCTAGAGTTAATACCAAATTTAGTTATCGACTATAGTTTTCTTGATCTAATCCTAAactgactttttgtgcttaattaagtTATCGAGTTcgatggttttactcaattgagtTCTCTGTTAAGATAGCTTGTTAATTTAACCTCtattaatatctaatttagtcatcaattataataattttatccaaGTTAGTTTTTGACTgtagtgattttactcaatttagtccttgactatagtaaattTTCTCACTTAGTCTTTAATTCTAATAGTCAATGACTCATTTcgataaaatcatcaaagtcgaatacttaattaaacacaaaaactcatttaataaaattaaattgaaaaaaattattatagtcGAGAGCTAAACTGAATATTAATTAACTCAATTATCCTCGGTGCCTACCATAGACATTACCTCGTGAATGTAGGTAATATTCCTGCCCTAGCCTTACCCCATACTATTCCTAATCAAATCCTacctttacaaaaaaaaaaaagaaaaaaaaaaaagaagagaggaaTATGCGgtgcttttaatttttattttttaaagccATTAATCATGATGCAATTTTGTACTGAGCTTTGGGTTTTGCACTATTgtggttttcacttttcaatatcaacttcaatgtgttcttttCTGATGcaaaacaaatattaagaaactatgagagagagagagagaaaaaacgtaagttaaaaattcaaaagaaacAGCGGAATAATGTCGGCAACGTGAAAGACACGATTCATTAACTTAAATCACGCTAGCTGGACTGCTGGAGCCAGGAATTAAATAAAGCATCAGAAATTGTTAAGGAAATGGATCTTCAAAGTCTTCAACTTGACatagattttattaaaattcgTAATTCATTTCATGCAGGCACTTCTTTTCAAAACTAAATTCCATGTTATTAATGTTTGTCACTGACAGTTTTTATTAATGTTCCAACATGTTTACATTAATTGTCCATTAGATCTATGAATAAGGATTAAATATGTGATCTAACTACACATCAAACTACAATTAAGTCATTAAGCTATAAAATTTataagagcaaattgtcattttggtccactgattataggggtcctattaattctaatccacgactttcaaaagtgttaattgcatatcatgacttttcaatttgtatcaattttggacactccggtGAAATTTCCGGCCGAATGTCGCCGGATTCTCTTAATGCCACCGATTTGGCTTAATACaaggggcaaaaatgtaatttccacTATTCAAAATAACCCAACCCAAACCCGGTTCATACACATACGTATCGGAGCTATGGAGGAAGAAGCAATCGGATGTGATGAGGTTTTTGGTGAGGGTGAGGTGCTGGGAGTACCGCCAGCTTCC from Ipomoea triloba cultivar NCNSP0323 chromosome 12, ASM357664v1 encodes the following:
- the LOC115998038 gene encoding uncharacterized protein LOC115998038, translating into MATLSSSSTFSLSTLKKSFISSSSPTPSFLPFTPSKPKSLSLTTLNSNLKRRFSLLQSSAAASTPVAPQTLKSRLRNGETLYGIFLLSFSPTLAEIAGLAGYDFAVVDMEHGHGGISDALPCLHALAATRTPAILRIPESSDVWAKKALDLGPQGIMFPMIDSPKDARKAVSYCRFPPNGVRGSAHTVVRASDYGIDEGYLSNYEEELLIMCQVECADGVKKIDEIACVEGVDCIQMGPLDLSASLGYLWDPGHKKVKEVLRAAEKAVLETNPGEGKGAYLSGFAMPHDKPENLKQRGYHMVSGAVDIGLFRSAAVEDVKKFNNCLMEDDEQREEDKDSEEKYWSE
- the LOC115999946 gene encoding early nodulin-like protein 1 translates to MAALRLPRNCHFWNCLLFLLLNYTSSVFCYQYKVGDLASWNVPSSSNRDVYIKWSKNQTFKIGDSLFFLYPPSQDSVIQVTKQSYRTCNLKDPILSLNNGNSLFNITAPGNFFFISGAKGHCENSQKLQVFVAGGNGSAGYDDDADIPIASAPAAAAGPSFSNDFGPNPSQHSSSSSPKTPISAVSAAVLSLILSYSHMKVTL